A genome region from Terriglobales bacterium includes the following:
- a CDS encoding ABC transporter ATP-binding protein, with protein MPEIWALVRPRRWLLALGLLLMAVNRVSGLVLPYSTRYLIDNVVIKHQLKLLTPIVGAVLLATLIQGSTSFALTQLLSKAAQRLIAELRLRVQEHVGRLPLAYYDSNKTGVLISRIMSDVEGVRNLLGTGLVDFLGGLLTALIALVVLFRISAGMTLMAIGFLSVFALALRKGFKTMRPIFRERSKINAEVTGRLAESLGGVRVVKGYHAEAREHAVFETGVQRLLANVLKTLTATSVMSLSSSVLLGLVGACVMFAGVHQILAGTLTLGGFFTYTMFLGFMAAPLFGVVQIGTQLTEAIAGLERTREVLTEHPEDEDPRRVVALPGVSGHIEFRNVYFEYEPGKPVLQDISFDSRPGTVTALVGSSGSGKSTIIGLVAAFHTPKAGQVLIDGVDLSTVRLDSYRTHLGTVLQDSFLFDGTIRENIAFSRPRASEQEILRAARIARVDEFAERFQDGYDTIIGERGVKLSGGQRQRVSIARAILAEPRILILDEATSSLDSESEQLIQEGLSYLMQGRTTFVIAHRLSTIRRAHQILVVESGQIVERGTHASLYALGGRYFDLYNRQHGLEANLFLAPGEGDKIEQEEKRSDTNGREAGVNPINIIRGTGT; from the coding sequence ATGCCGGAGATCTGGGCGCTGGTGCGCCCCCGCAGGTGGCTCCTCGCGCTCGGCCTGCTTCTTATGGCCGTCAATCGCGTCTCAGGACTGGTACTTCCCTACTCGACCCGTTATCTGATCGACAACGTCGTAATCAAGCACCAGTTGAAGCTGCTGACGCCGATTGTCGGAGCCGTGCTGTTGGCCACTCTGATCCAGGGGAGCACGTCCTTTGCGCTTACTCAACTCCTCTCCAAGGCTGCGCAGAGGCTGATTGCCGAACTGCGCCTGAGGGTGCAGGAACATGTTGGACGGCTGCCGCTTGCGTACTACGATTCCAACAAGACCGGCGTTCTCATCTCCCGCATCATGTCCGACGTCGAAGGCGTTCGCAACCTTCTCGGCACCGGCCTGGTCGACTTCCTGGGTGGATTGCTGACAGCGCTTATTGCCCTGGTAGTTCTGTTCCGCATCAGCGCCGGCATGACCCTGATGGCCATTGGCTTTCTGAGCGTCTTCGCGCTGGCTTTGCGAAAGGGCTTTAAAACCATGCGCCCCATCTTTCGCGAGCGTTCCAAGATCAATGCCGAGGTGACCGGAAGACTCGCCGAGTCGCTGGGCGGTGTCCGCGTGGTCAAGGGATATCACGCTGAAGCCCGCGAGCACGCCGTTTTTGAGACCGGCGTCCAGCGCTTGCTGGCGAACGTTCTCAAGACCCTGACCGCCACTTCCGTCATGAGCCTCTCCTCCAGCGTGCTCTTAGGACTGGTCGGCGCCTGCGTCATGTTCGCAGGCGTACATCAGATCCTGGCGGGCACGCTCACCCTGGGCGGGTTTTTCACCTACACAATGTTCCTGGGCTTCATGGCCGCGCCGCTATTTGGTGTCGTTCAGATCGGGACCCAACTCACCGAAGCTATCGCCGGCCTGGAGCGCACTCGCGAAGTGCTGACCGAGCATCCGGAAGATGAGGACCCTCGTCGCGTCGTCGCTCTGCCCGGAGTATCCGGACACATCGAGTTCCGCAATGTCTATTTTGAATACGAGCCCGGTAAGCCCGTCCTGCAGGACATCTCCTTTGACTCCCGGCCGGGCACAGTGACCGCACTTGTGGGATCTTCGGGATCCGGCAAATCGACAATCATCGGTCTGGTAGCGGCTTTTCATACCCCGAAGGCCGGCCAGGTGCTGATCGATGGAGTCGACCTTTCCACCGTCAGACTGGATTCTTATCGTACGCATCTCGGTACCGTCCTGCAGGATTCCTTCCTCTTCGACGGTACCATTCGCGAGAACATCGCTTTTTCTCGCCCGCGCGCAAGTGAACAGGAGATTCTGCGCGCCGCTCGCATCGCCCGCGTCGACGAATTCGCTGAACGCTTCCAAGACGGATATGACACCATCATCGGCGAGCGTGGTGTGAAGCTATCCGGGGGGCAGCGCCAGCGTGTCTCGATTGCTCGCGCCATTCTGGCCGAACCACGCATCCTGATTTTGGACGAAGCGACTTCCAGCCTCGATTCCGAATCCGAACAACTCATTCAGGAAGGCCTCTCGTACCTCATGCAGGGCCGCACCACTTTCGTGATCGCTCATCGGCTCTCCACCATTCGGCGAGCCCATCAAATTCTTGTTGTCGAGTCCGGTCAGATTGTCGAACGCGGAACTCATGCCTCACTCTATGCCCTGGGTGGCCGGTATTTCGATCTTTACAACCGGCAACATGGCTTGGAAGCCAACCTTTTTCTGGCGCCAGGCGAGGGCGACAAGAT
- a CDS encoding uroporphyrinogen-III synthase, producing the protein MHAKAHKPVLSLSGKRILVSRAREQASVLSEGLQAAGAEVVEIPFIEIREPKSYATLDYAIHSLPNYDWLIVTSVNGVEALMKRMEKLGKSEADLLHLNIAAIGPATRKAIEDYGLPVDVEPEEYIAEAVVEALRDRVRGKRVLLARAKVARDVIPNELDKLGARVDVVVAYETVLPESSRTALLEALQDRKHKLYAITFTSSSTARNFVELLGDDKAHSALLDGVKLASIGPVTSSTLRELGLRVDVEASEYTIPGLIKALSEAK; encoded by the coding sequence TTGCACGCCAAAGCTCATAAACCCGTGCTATCCCTGTCCGGCAAACGAATCCTGGTTTCCCGCGCGCGCGAACAGGCGTCCGTCCTTTCTGAGGGCTTGCAGGCGGCGGGCGCGGAGGTCGTGGAGATTCCGTTCATTGAGATTCGTGAGCCGAAGTCTTACGCCACCCTGGATTACGCGATTCACAGTCTGCCCAATTACGACTGGCTGATCGTTACCAGCGTGAACGGGGTCGAGGCTTTGATGAAACGGATGGAGAAGCTTGGCAAGTCAGAAGCTGATCTGCTGCACCTGAACATTGCCGCCATAGGCCCGGCTACGCGGAAGGCGATTGAAGACTATGGTCTGCCAGTTGACGTTGAGCCGGAAGAATACATTGCCGAGGCGGTGGTGGAAGCGCTGCGCGATAGGGTCAGAGGGAAACGCGTGCTGCTGGCGCGCGCTAAAGTCGCGCGGGATGTGATTCCTAACGAACTGGATAAGCTGGGGGCGCGCGTCGATGTGGTGGTTGCATATGAAACGGTTCTGCCCGAGTCTTCGCGTACCGCGCTACTCGAAGCGCTGCAAGACCGAAAACACAAGCTATACGCCATTACTTTTACCAGCTCCTCCACTGCCCGCAATTTTGTCGAGTTGTTGGGAGACGATAAAGCGCATTCCGCGCTGCTGGATGGAGTAAAGTTGGCTTCGATCGGCCCAGTGACCTCCAGCACGCTGCGTGAGCTGGGCCTGCGGGTGGATGTCGAGGCCAGCGAGTACACCATACCTGGGCTGATCAAGGCGCTGAGCGAGGCGAAGTAG
- the yacG gene encoding DNA gyrase inhibitor YacG, whose translation MAKKRISALHCPTCRKIVLRSDPEFPFCSERCRLIDLGKWASGGYVVSTPINDPEEGEAPAKRSFRQTDSSHSNAKPKPN comes from the coding sequence ATGGCGAAGAAACGTATTTCCGCTCTCCACTGTCCCACGTGCCGCAAGATTGTGCTGCGCTCGGATCCTGAATTTCCCTTTTGCAGCGAACGTTGCCGGCTGATCGACTTAGGCAAATGGGCGAGCGGTGGTTATGTTGTTTCCACTCCCATCAATGACCCCGAGGAGGGCGAAGCGCCCGCGAAACGTTCGTTCCGGCAAACAGATTCATCTCATTCCAATGCCAAGCCAAAGCCAAACTGA
- the nth gene encoding endonuclease III — protein sequence MPRGLIPRQPTKSGRQDRVGAGRGGRLSISPSAPKSPRLRAAVLPGACKKAAKPINAGAIKPGKAPKGYNPLAPQRIAEILSRLQARYPGATCALHHRNAWELLVATILSAQSTDVRVNMVTPELFRKYPTLQDFAALKPEQLEPDLYSTGFYRNKSKAVVGAARKIMSDFGGQVPSDMDSLLTLPGVARKTANVVLGTWFGKNEGVVVDTHVYRISHRLELSKQQVPEKVEQDLMKVIPRDKWTIFSHAVILHGRALCIARKPKCVDCPLEDICHAADKTWSTVDIHEDAKP from the coding sequence ATGCCGCGTGGACTCATTCCCCGCCAGCCCACGAAGAGCGGACGCCAGGATCGTGTCGGCGCAGGTCGCGGTGGTCGCCTATCCATCAGCCCGTCAGCTCCCAAGAGTCCTCGCTTGCGGGCTGCCGTACTTCCCGGAGCGTGTAAGAAAGCTGCAAAGCCCATAAACGCTGGCGCCATCAAGCCAGGCAAAGCTCCCAAGGGCTACAACCCGTTAGCGCCCCAACGAATCGCGGAAATTCTCAGCCGTCTGCAGGCGCGCTATCCCGGAGCCACATGCGCTCTGCATCACCGCAACGCGTGGGAGTTGCTGGTCGCAACCATCCTCTCCGCGCAGAGCACCGACGTGCGCGTAAACATGGTGACGCCCGAGCTATTCCGAAAATATCCCACCCTCCAGGATTTCGCCGCCCTTAAGCCCGAGCAGCTCGAGCCCGATCTCTATTCCACCGGTTTCTATCGCAACAAAAGCAAAGCCGTGGTAGGCGCCGCTCGGAAGATCATGAGCGACTTCGGTGGGCAGGTTCCCAGCGATATGGACTCACTGCTCACCCTGCCCGGAGTCGCCCGCAAAACTGCCAATGTCGTGCTGGGAACATGGTTTGGCAAGAATGAAGGCGTGGTGGTCGACACTCACGTCTATCGCATCTCGCATCGCCTGGAATTGAGCAAACAACAAGTTCCCGAAAAGGTGGAACAGGACCTGATGAAGGTGATTCCACGCGATAAGTGGACCATCTTCTCGCACGCCGTTATCCTGCACGGCCGCGCTCTCTGCATTGCCCGCAAACCCAAGTGCGTGGATTGCCCACTCGAGGATATCTGCCACGCCGCCGACAAAACCTGGAGCACAGTCGATATCCACGAAGACGCCAAGCCCTAG
- a CDS encoding ABC transporter ATP-binding protein, with amino-acid sequence MQDAIVTQKRKKLTIAQLLAPHRTSLLLGLLAVTGEGAANLLDPWPLKIVLDNVLRGRDTHASMLRWLQPITGSDQIGMLKFACLAVLAIAALDAVCTYSEKYITTNVGQWIAYELRRTIYAHIQRLSLAFHDQKQTGDLISRVTNDIDSIQSFITSGLLSSLINIITLFGMIGVMFYLNWRFTLIALSIAPPLFIVVYSYTRRIKKAARAVRKKEGEITSVVEEVLSSIRVVKAFAREDYEVRRLEQESLEGIEIALRARGLKAKLTPIVDLIVAVGTGLVLWFGARLILSGSLSAGSLVVFILYLKKMYKPMQELSKMTDSYSKAAVGYERIQEILANDKEIKDSLRAIAAPRFRGDIEFDNVSFSYTPDTPVLKDVSFTIKAGELAALVGPTGAGKTSIISLIPRFYEPTAGAVKIDGMDIRRYRQRSLRQQISFVLQETMLFHAPVWQNVAYGRPEATRSEIIRAAELANASDFIEKLPEGYDTIIGERGMTLSGGQRQSVAIARAILRKNSILILDEPTTGLDSASERLVFEALDRLIQGKTAIVIAHRLSTIRKADVIFVIQDGEIVERGKHDELLHRGGLYAELYHLQFVGDESLEPR; translated from the coding sequence GTGCAGGATGCGATTGTCACTCAGAAACGCAAAAAGCTCACCATCGCCCAGCTTCTTGCCCCACATCGGACTTCATTGCTTCTCGGCCTCCTGGCTGTAACCGGCGAGGGCGCCGCCAATCTTCTCGATCCCTGGCCTCTGAAAATCGTCCTGGATAACGTCCTGCGCGGACGTGACACCCACGCCTCCATGCTTCGCTGGCTGCAGCCCATCACCGGCTCTGACCAGATCGGCATGCTCAAGTTCGCTTGCCTGGCGGTTTTGGCAATCGCTGCTCTCGATGCAGTATGCACTTACTCCGAGAAATACATCACCACAAATGTTGGCCAGTGGATCGCCTACGAGTTGCGGCGAACCATCTACGCCCATATCCAGCGGCTGTCACTCGCCTTCCATGACCAGAAGCAGACTGGCGATCTCATCAGCCGGGTCACGAACGATATCGACTCCATTCAAAGCTTCATCACTTCCGGGCTGCTCAGTTCGTTGATCAACATCATCACGCTCTTCGGCATGATCGGTGTGATGTTCTATTTGAACTGGCGCTTCACTCTGATCGCCCTTTCCATCGCACCGCCACTGTTCATCGTCGTCTATTCCTATACCCGGCGGATCAAGAAGGCCGCGCGCGCTGTTCGCAAGAAAGAAGGAGAGATTACTTCGGTTGTGGAAGAAGTGCTCTCGTCGATCCGAGTAGTGAAGGCGTTCGCCCGCGAAGACTACGAAGTACGCCGCCTGGAGCAAGAAAGCCTGGAAGGAATCGAGATTGCCCTCCGGGCGCGCGGTCTCAAAGCCAAACTCACCCCTATAGTCGATCTAATTGTTGCAGTGGGCACCGGACTGGTTCTCTGGTTTGGCGCGCGACTGATATTAAGTGGCAGCCTCTCCGCCGGCTCCCTCGTGGTCTTCATCCTTTACTTGAAGAAGATGTACAAGCCGATGCAGGAACTCTCCAAGATGACCGACAGTTACTCCAAGGCGGCTGTGGGTTACGAGCGCATCCAGGAAATTCTGGCTAACGATAAGGAGATCAAAGATTCTCTTCGCGCCATCGCGGCGCCGCGCTTTCGCGGGGATATCGAATTCGATAACGTCTCGTTCTCTTACACGCCGGACACTCCCGTTCTTAAGGACGTAAGCTTCACTATCAAGGCAGGAGAACTCGCGGCCCTGGTAGGGCCCACTGGCGCCGGCAAAACCAGCATCATTAGCCTGATTCCGCGCTTCTATGAACCAACCGCCGGAGCCGTCAAGATTGATGGCATGGACATCCGCCGCTACCGCCAGCGATCCCTGCGTCAGCAGATCAGCTTTGTGCTGCAGGAGACCATGCTCTTTCATGCCCCGGTTTGGCAGAACGTTGCTTATGGCAGACCGGAAGCGACCCGTTCCGAGATTATTCGAGCCGCAGAACTCGCCAATGCCAGCGACTTCATCGAAAAATTGCCTGAAGGGTACGACACCATCATCGGCGAACGCGGCATGACGCTCTCTGGCGGCCAGCGCCAGAGCGTCGCCATCGCCCGCGCCATCCTGCGAAAAAATTCCATCCTCATTCTCGACGAACCCACCACCGGCCTCGATTCAGCTTCTGAACGACTCGTGTTCGAGGCGCTTGATCGCCTCATCCAGGGTAAAACCGCGATTGTCATTGCGCATCGTCTCTCCACCATCCGCAAGGCTGATGTCATCTTTGTCATCCAGGACGGTGAAATCGTCGAACGGGGCAAGCACGACGAGCTGCTGCACCGCGGCGGCCTGTACGCCGAGCTCTATCACTTGCAATTCGTGGGAGACGAGAGCCTGGAGCCCCGCTAG
- a CDS encoding phosphatidylglycerophosphatase A, which translates to MPSQSQTEAPQGQTSETGSQAPAWARLIATFFGIGYLKPGPGTWASLATVLLWGWLGEYFEPVTRITAAGIIAIAVALLGIPAATRVARASGQKDPGHVVIDEVAGQMIALIAVPLRWQSLLASLILFRAFDIIKPPPVRDLERLPEGTGIVLDDVAAGLYALMVMQILLRLGIL; encoded by the coding sequence ATGCCAAGCCAAAGCCAAACTGAGGCGCCTCAGGGACAAACATCCGAGACCGGCTCGCAGGCGCCTGCCTGGGCTCGCCTGATAGCAACCTTCTTTGGGATCGGTTACCTCAAGCCTGGCCCCGGCACTTGGGCATCGCTGGCCACTGTGCTTCTCTGGGGATGGCTGGGTGAATACTTCGAACCCGTTACTCGCATTACTGCCGCTGGCATCATTGCAATCGCGGTCGCACTGCTCGGCATACCTGCTGCCACACGGGTTGCGCGCGCATCGGGTCAAAAAGATCCCGGGCACGTGGTAATTGACGAGGTCGCGGGTCAGATGATCGCCCTGATTGCCGTTCCACTCCGTTGGCAATCGCTATTAGCGAGCCTTATACTTTTTCGTGCCTTCGACATCATCAAGCCTCCTCCGGTGCGCGACCTGGAGAGACTGCCGGAGGGCACCGGTATTGTGCTCGATGATGTAGCAGCAGGTCTGTACGCGTTGATGGTGATGCAGATCCTGTTACGGCTGGGCATACTTTAA
- a CDS encoding gluconolaconase: protein MGIRDRLIGKKNVNGHPRIDTLDPSAALPGGEIRILGSGLSPVELRRPRVRFGGEIDGSVVVSTDDLVVVRVPETATSGPVTVSTNGRSSNALDMRVAALIAENLHPVTNPALDAEGNIYVTFSGPRGQKVPVAIYKIDTDYNMKPFINDMMNATSIAFDSEGQMYVSSRHDGTVYRVARNGTMAAFAEGMGIATGIAFDREQNLYVGDRSGTIFKISRDRQTYVFATLEPSVSAYHLAFSPSGDLYVSGPTTSSFDAIYRVTPAGDVSLFYRGLGRPQGIAFDLDGNLYVAASLSGRRGIVKISPDKKPALAVAGQGLVGLAFAPGRSAVLATTGAVHRLAWDVQGKVLGGTEV, encoded by the coding sequence ATGGGGATCAGAGATCGCTTGATTGGCAAGAAGAATGTGAATGGACACCCGCGCATCGACACGCTGGACCCCAGCGCCGCTTTGCCTGGGGGCGAAATCCGCATCCTGGGCAGCGGGCTCAGCCCCGTGGAACTGCGCCGCCCGCGCGTGCGCTTTGGCGGCGAGATTGACGGTTCCGTGGTCGTGAGTACCGACGATCTGGTTGTAGTGCGTGTCCCTGAGACTGCCACGTCAGGGCCGGTAACAGTTTCCACCAACGGCCGGTCCAGCAACGCTCTGGATATGCGGGTTGCCGCGCTGATTGCGGAGAATCTCCATCCCGTCACCAATCCCGCACTCGATGCCGAAGGCAACATCTACGTGACCTTCTCCGGACCGCGAGGCCAAAAGGTTCCGGTTGCCATCTACAAAATCGATACCGACTACAACATGAAGCCGTTCATCAACGACATGATGAACGCCACCTCCATCGCTTTCGACTCCGAAGGGCAGATGTACGTCTCCTCACGCCACGATGGCACGGTTTATCGCGTGGCACGCAATGGAACCATGGCCGCATTCGCCGAGGGCATGGGCATCGCGACCGGAATTGCGTTCGATCGTGAGCAGAACCTCTACGTCGGCGATCGCAGTGGCACCATTTTCAAGATTTCCCGTGACCGTCAGACCTATGTGTTCGCCACGCTGGAGCCCAGCGTCTCCGCTTATCACCTCGCTTTCAGCCCCTCGGGTGATCTGTATGTTTCCGGACCCACCACCTCCAGCTTCGACGCTATTTACCGTGTCACGCCGGCGGGAGATGTTTCATTGTTTTATCGCGGATTGGGGCGGCCGCAGGGAATCGCATTCGATCTGGACGGGAATCTTTACGTTGCCGCTTCCCTTTCCGGACGGCGCGGCATCGTCAAAATCTCTCCTGACAAGAAACCCGCACTGGCGGTGGCTGGGCAGGGATTAGTGGGTCTTGCCTTCGCCCCCGGACGTTCCGCCGTGCTGGCGACGACCGGTGCCGTCCACCGCCTGGCTTGGGACGTTCAAGGCAAGGTGCTGGGAGGCACCGAAGTCTAG
- a CDS encoding S9 family peptidase, with the protein MRSLILCIFLGCSSLLASAQQILQPPTAITDPKQAASKTVADLPNYSLEQFFLTREIGASAWSPDGKTVAVVTNLSGRENLWLVPAQGGWPAQLTISEQRQTNPAWSRDGAWIAYQSDHDGDEQWDVFIVSPKTGDVLNLTSTPEVSEENPAWSPDSRKLAYQVKPRDASTYEIVIFNVLTRSVTKLTTGTAKEWSNVNPLWSPDGKWIAYTQQRADEKDSRVMIAELAAGKSTNLTPHDGEKPYSAAAWSPDGKKLLIRSNAENGYQNIGILDIASQNIEWLTHEKWEITPGSFSPDGKLISFTANVDGNTDLYLNDLAAKRAQRIALPAGVNALAGARTAFSRDGTRLLYTHEGPDVPIDLWVYSIADRKTTQLTRSMTAGLESEFLVQPYLVHLPSHDSKYQISAFLYMPNNIAKDGRYPAIVYIHGGPDLQYQNSFQPIVQYMINQGYVVIAPNYRGSTGYGKQFQDANLLDMGGGDLQDVLAAADFAKQTGYVDPKKMIVMGRSYGGYMTMMAVTKAPEMWAAAVAIVPFVNWFTEFRHEDPLLREYDFATMGDPEKNKALWEERSPINFIDKIKAPLLLIAGGNDPRCPKSEAEQVAEAIKKRGGTAQLKIYDDEGHVFGRLENRLDASKRVGDFLRMQVPSPGCGCTLE; encoded by the coding sequence ATGCGCTCTCTTATACTTTGCATTTTTCTTGGCTGCTCTTCCCTGCTGGCCTCGGCCCAACAAATCCTCCAGCCTCCCACTGCCATCACCGATCCTAAACAAGCGGCCAGCAAGACGGTCGCCGATCTTCCCAACTATTCGCTGGAACAGTTCTTCCTGACGCGCGAGATCGGAGCGAGTGCCTGGTCGCCGGATGGTAAAACGGTGGCGGTGGTCACGAATCTCAGCGGTCGCGAGAACCTGTGGCTGGTGCCCGCGCAGGGAGGCTGGCCTGCGCAACTGACCATCAGTGAGCAGCGCCAAACGAATCCCGCTTGGTCACGCGATGGCGCATGGATCGCCTACCAGTCCGACCATGATGGCGATGAACAGTGGGACGTTTTCATCGTCTCGCCTAAGACCGGCGACGTCCTCAACCTCACCAGCACGCCCGAGGTCTCCGAGGAGAATCCAGCCTGGTCCCCGGACAGCAGGAAGTTGGCCTATCAGGTGAAGCCGCGGGACGCCTCCACCTATGAGATCGTCATCTTCAACGTCCTGACCCGCAGCGTGACCAAACTGACCACCGGCACCGCCAAAGAGTGGAGCAACGTGAACCCGCTGTGGTCGCCCGACGGCAAGTGGATCGCCTACACCCAGCAGCGCGCCGACGAAAAAGACAGCCGGGTAATGATTGCGGAACTTGCCGCTGGCAAAAGCACGAACCTGACACCACACGACGGCGAAAAACCGTATTCCGCCGCAGCCTGGTCACCGGATGGCAAGAAACTCCTCATCCGGTCCAATGCTGAAAACGGTTATCAGAACATTGGAATCCTGGACATCGCCAGCCAGAACATCGAATGGCTGACACACGAGAAGTGGGAAATTACGCCCGGCAGCTTTTCTCCCGACGGGAAGCTGATTTCCTTCACGGCCAATGTGGATGGAAATACCGACTTGTATTTGAATGACCTGGCGGCAAAACGAGCCCAACGCATAGCGCTTCCCGCAGGAGTAAACGCTCTTGCCGGGGCCCGGACAGCGTTCTCCAGAGACGGAACCCGGCTCTTGTACACACATGAAGGTCCAGATGTGCCCATCGACCTCTGGGTCTATTCCATCGCGGACCGCAAGACCACGCAGTTGACGCGCTCGATGACCGCTGGTCTCGAGAGCGAATTCCTTGTCCAACCTTATCTCGTGCACTTGCCCAGCCACGATAGCAAATACCAGATCTCCGCCTTCCTCTACATGCCCAACAACATCGCCAAAGACGGCCGCTATCCGGCGATAGTCTACATTCACGGCGGGCCCGATTTGCAGTACCAGAACTCCTTTCAGCCTATCGTGCAATACATGATCAATCAGGGGTACGTAGTCATCGCGCCCAATTACCGCGGCTCCACCGGATACGGCAAACAATTTCAGGATGCCAACCTCTTGGACATGGGTGGCGGCGATCTTCAGGACGTACTCGCGGCGGCCGATTTTGCCAAGCAGACAGGCTACGTCGATCCCAAGAAGATGATCGTGATGGGGCGCAGCTACGGCGGCTACATGACTATGATGGCCGTGACCAAGGCGCCTGAAATGTGGGCAGCGGCAGTGGCCATCGTTCCTTTCGTGAACTGGTTCACAGAATTCCGTCACGAGGATCCGCTGCTGCGCGAGTATGACTTCGCCACCATGGGCGATCCGGAGAAGAACAAGGCGCTCTGGGAAGAGCGCTCGCCCATTAACTTCATTGACAAGATCAAAGCCCCACTCCTGCTCATCGCCGGAGGTAACGACCCGCGCTGCCCCAAGTCAGAGGCCGAACAGGTAGCTGAGGCCATTAAGAAGCGCGGCGGAACTGCGCAACTGAAAATCTACGACGACGAAGGGCACGTGTTTGGGCGGTTGGAAAACCGCCTCGACGCCTCCAAGCGAGTGGGAGATTTCCTGCGCATGCAGGTACCCTCACCCGGCTGCGGATGCACGTTGGAATAA
- a CDS encoding chlorite dismutase family protein — MDDGRSGDQKRQFVNFSFFRIAPEWRGLPKEEREWQKGEALDTLKRWCNPDMRMLTYSMVGLRSDCQMMLWRICYSLDCLSSAHADFMHTRLGSYLQVAHSYLSMTRRSVYLIDQEHHKFFDPKGVIRPGAGKYLFVVPLVKTRSWYQLPLEERQRMINEQIEVGDEFRNVRLHVMYSFGIDAQDLMLAYETDRPEQMLDLAMRMRETDAASYTESEGPVFTCLQTSPQEMLERLG; from the coding sequence ATGGACGATGGCAGGAGCGGCGATCAAAAGCGCCAGTTCGTAAACTTCAGCTTCTTTCGAATTGCGCCCGAGTGGCGAGGCCTGCCCAAGGAAGAACGGGAATGGCAGAAGGGCGAAGCCCTGGACACCCTGAAGCGCTGGTGCAATCCCGACATGCGGATGCTGACCTATTCCATGGTCGGCTTGCGCAGTGATTGCCAGATGATGCTATGGCGCATCTGCTATTCGCTGGACTGCCTGAGCTCCGCTCATGCCGACTTCATGCACACCCGCCTCGGTTCGTATCTGCAGGTAGCCCATTCTTATCTGAGCATGACCAGGCGCTCCGTCTATCTGATCGATCAAGAGCACCACAAGTTCTTCGATCCCAAGGGCGTGATTCGGCCGGGTGCTGGAAAATACCTGTTCGTCGTTCCGCTGGTGAAAACCCGCTCCTGGTACCAGCTTCCGTTGGAAGAGCGCCAGCGCATGATCAACGAGCAGATTGAGGTCGGCGATGAGTTTCGCAATGTCCGCTTGCACGTGATGTATTCCTTTGGCATCGATGCTCAGGATCTCATGCTGGCTTACGAGACCGACCGCCCGGAGCAGATGCTCGATCTTGCCATGAGAATGCGAGAGACCGACGCTGCCTCTTACACCGAAAGCGAGGGTCCCGTGTTTACCTGCCTGCAGACTTCCCCTCAGGAAATGCTGGAGAGGCTGGGCTGA
- a CDS encoding metallophosphoesterase, which yields MRRTALPILILASAILCCPFSILAISSAARLYRSEGSAQASVAGTSSTTSLDVRLPLESRSVRFAVIGDSGSGTSAQYDIAKEMETYWQQVKYDFVIMLGDNIYGGHRPQDFVKKFELPYKPLLDAGVKFYASLGNHDDPNDERLYKPFNMKGERYYTFRKGPVEFFVLDSNYMDPDQLRWVREALEASDAKWKICYFHHPLYSAGVHHGADLDLRSQLLPLFQRYSVNVVFSGHEHVYQRIKPKDNIHYFVLGNSGKLMTHDFGSNSDLDAAFDTDEAFMIVEIAGDKLYFQTISRAGRTIDSGEIQR from the coding sequence ATGCGTCGAACCGCATTACCGATCCTCATTCTTGCTTCCGCTATTCTCTGTTGTCCTTTTTCCATCCTCGCCATCTCTTCTGCGGCGCGCCTATACCGCAGTGAGGGAAGCGCGCAGGCGTCCGTTGCGGGCACTTCCAGTACAACGTCACTTGATGTTCGCTTGCCTTTGGAATCGCGGTCGGTGCGGTTTGCTGTAATCGGTGATAGCGGTAGCGGCACCTCCGCCCAGTACGACATTGCCAAGGAAATGGAAACCTATTGGCAGCAGGTGAAATACGATTTCGTGATTATGCTCGGAGACAATATCTATGGTGGCCACCGTCCCCAGGACTTCGTCAAGAAATTCGAGCTTCCTTACAAGCCCCTGCTGGATGCGGGCGTCAAGTTCTACGCCTCCCTCGGCAATCACGACGATCCTAACGATGAGCGCCTCTACAAACCCTTCAACATGAAAGGAGAACGCTATTACACCTTCCGCAAGGGCCCGGTAGAGTTCTTCGTGCTGGACAGCAACTACATGGATCCTGACCAGTTGCGCTGGGTGCGTGAGGCTCTGGAAGCATCAGATGCAAAATGGAAGATTTGTTACTTCCATCATCCTCTTTATTCTGCCGGGGTTCATCATGGTGCGGATCTCGACCTGCGATCGCAGCTTTTGCCGCTCTTTCAACGTTACAGCGTCAATGTGGTCTTCTCCGGCCACGAGCACGTCTACCAGCGCATCAAGCCCAAAGACAACATCCATTATTTCGTGCTGGGAAATTCCGGGAAGCTCATGACCCATGATTTTGGTTCCAACAGCGATCTGGACGCGGCTTTTGATACCGACGAGGCTTTCATGATCGTCGAAATTGCTGGCGACAAACTCTACTTTCAGACCATCTCTCGCGCCGGCCGCACTATCGACTCCGGCGAAATCCAACGATAG